From Staphylococcus sp. IVB6214:
TCATATATACCATCATCATTGATGTACTAATCATGCTCGTTGTCGGACTGACCCCTGCAATAAAACTATATGCAATCGCACCTGGTAACATCGCCAATGCAACTAATAATCCTGCGATAAAGTTTTGGTAATAGTCCCCTATCCATGACGCACGATAATCTTCCCACCATGCTTGCATAGATTCCATCCCCTTTTTATCTATGTAGGTTACGTTCTATTCTACCAAAGAAATGTAATCTGTAACATATGGTGACCCATAAAAAAACACGCATGTACCCCCATCCGTACATACGTGTATAACTATTTATTATTATTTTAAAGTTAAATCTTTTCTAACGATAACGTGTCCTTCGTGTATCACTGTATCGACATGGTTGATACCATAGTGATAAGGAATGTACTCATGGTTTGGTGCATGCCATAGGACGATATTGGCTTTATCACCTTCATTAATCGTACCTGCATCGACATCCATTGCTTTCGCCGCATTCACCGTTACTGCATTCCATACTTCATTCGGAGATAACTTCAACTTCAACGCAGCAATCGCCATCACCATTTGTAAGTTATTTGTCACACAGCTACCCGGGTTGAAGTCTGTTGCAATGGCAATGGCACCATTGTTCTCAAGCATACCCCTTGCATCTGCATAATCATTTTTGCCGAGATAGAACGTTGTTCCCGGTAATAATACCGCCACAGTATCTGTATTTGCTAACTTCTCTTTATCTTCATCACTTGCTGCGACTAAGTGATCTGCTGAAATCGCACCTTCATCAATCGCTAAACCAAGTCCACCTAGCGGATCGATTTCATCGGCATGAATTTTCACACGGAAGCCTTGTGCTTTCGCTGCTTGGATATAGCGCTTTGAATCTTCTATTGAAAAGACACCTGTTTCACAGAAAATGTCCGCAAAGTCTGCAAGTTCTTTCACTTCAGGCAATAAGTCAATCATCTCTTGCAAGAAAGCTTCATTAGATGCCGCTTCTTTTGGAACAGCATGTGGTCCTAAGAACGTATGACGCATCTCAATGCCATACTTCTCTTGCAAACGGCGTGATACATATAATTGCTTCAGTTCATTTTCTTTATCTAAGCCATAGCCACTCTTACTCTCAACAGCTAATACGCCGTGATGAATCATCGTCAACAAATCATGTTCAGCCTTCTCAAACAGCTCATCTTCTGTTGCTGTTCTCGTAGCTTCAACTGTTGATAAGATACCTCCACCTTGTTCTAAAATTTCAAGATATGACAGGCCTTGGCGTTTCAACGACATCTCATGTTCACGAGAACCACAGTGCACGAGATGTGTATGTGCATCTACGAGTGCAGGGGAAACAACACTGTGTGACGCATCAATCACTTCTTGTGCTTCATATTCATCTGTATAAGGACCCGAATAAACAATTCGACCGTCTTTTACAACAACTGTTCCATTTTCAACAATCTTCAATTCGTCCAATTCTTTTCCTTTTAATGGGCGATCTGTCGATTTTGGTAAAATCAATTGTTTAATGTTTTGGATGATTAAATCATTCATTATTTATCCTCACCTTTACGTGTAATCATTGGCATATCAACATCTTTCTGTTTCGCTGTTTCAATCGCAATATCATAACCTGCATCAGCATGTCTTACAACACCCATACCAGGATCTGTTGTCAAGACGCGCTTCAATCTACGCTCTGCACGTTCTGTTCCATCTGCTACAACTACCATACCGGCATGTAATGAATAACCCATACCGACACCGCCACCATGATGCACAGAAATCCATGATCCACCTGCAGCCGTATTCACAAGCGCATTTAAAATCGCCCAGTCACCAACTGCATCCGAACCGTCTTTCATTGATTCTGTCTCACGGTTTGGTGACGCTACCGAACCTGCATCTAAATGGTCTCGTCCGATAACGATAGGTGCAGAAATTTCACCTTTACGCACTAATTCATTCAATGCAAGTCCCATTTTGGCACGATCACCATAACCAAGCCATGCAATGCGTGATGGTAAGCCTTGGAATGCAATTTTTTCAGTTGCCATATCTAACCAACGCATCAGTTTTTCATCTTCAGGGAACAATTCACGCATCAATTCGTCTGCACGTTCGATATCTTTCGGATCACCCGACAGTGCGGCAAAGCGGAAAGGCCCTTTTCCTTCACAGAACAATGGTCGAATATATGCTGGTACGAAACCTGGAAAGTCAAAAGCATGTTCCAACCCTTCATCGAATGCCACTTGTCGAATATTATTACCGTAATCAAATGCAACTGCACCTTGTTGTTGGAATGCAAGCATCGCTTCTACATGTTTTTTCATCGATTGCTTCGATAATGTCACGTAGCGTTCTGGATCTGTTTCACGCAACGTATCCGCCTCTTCCAATGAATACCCTTCAGGTACATAACCATTCAATGGATCGTGTGCAGATGTTTGGTCTGTCACAATATCAATCTTGAAGCCACGTTGTAAAATTTCGTGATGCACTTCTGCTGCGTTGCCAACTAAACCAATCGCAAGTGCTTCACCCTTCTCTTTCGCATCTTGTGCACGTTCAAGTGCTTCATCCAACGAATAAGTAATTATATCGCAGTAGCGTGTCTCAATACGCTTTTCAATACGTGACGGATCCACGTCTACGCCAATCACAACTCCTTCATTCATTGTGACTGCAAGTGGCTGAGCACCACCCATGCCTCCAAGACCTGCCGTCAAAGTAATTGTTCCTTTTAATGAACCATTAAAGTGTTGATTGGCAAGCTCGGCAAACGTCTCATAAGTCCCTTGTACAATCCCTTGAGAACCGATATAAATCCAACTTCCTGCTGTCATTTGACCATACATCATTAAGCCTTTACGATCCAACTCATGGAAGTGTTCCCAGTTTGCCCATTTGGGTACAAGTACAGAGTTAGACAGTAAAACACGTGGTGCTTCTTCGTGTGTCTTGAACACAGCAACTGGTTTTCCTGATTGTACAAGCATTGTCTCATCACTTTCTAAGCGACGCAATGTATTGACAATCGCATCAAATGACTCCCAGTTACGTGCAGCTTTACCGATACCACCATAAACAACAAGCTTATCTGGGTGTTCTGCAACTTCAGGATCTAAATTGTTGTATAACATGCGTAAAACTGCTTCTTGCTCCCATCCTTTACACTCAATATCTAAACCTTTTTTCGCTTTTACAACTCTAGACATAAAACATCTCTCCTTTGTTTTAGAAAATCAATAAACTGATTGGAATCGTAATTAATAATGTCAAAACAACACGGATAAACCAGATTGCAGCAAGTTTCCAAACAGGAATTTTAATCTCAGTAGCCAAAATACACGGTACTAATGCTGAGAAGAAAATGATCGCCGAAACACTCGTGATTGCGACAACAAATCTAACTTCTAATGCTGCTTGTGCTGCGATTAATGATGGCAGAAACATTTCAATAATGGATATTGCTGATGCTTTTGCCAGCAATGCTTGATCAGCGATTGGGAACAAATAAACGACTGGATAAAAAATATAACTCAGCCAATCAATCACAGGTGTGTAATCTGCCAATAACAAGCCAATAAACCCAATGGATAGAATAGATGGTAAGATTGCAATCGTCATCTCTAAGCCATCCTTGATATTCACCCAAATATTTTTTAACAATGGTAACGACTGATGAGATTGCTTTTTCGCTTCTTGCCATGCTGCAACAAGGCGGCTCCCCTCTACTGCTTCTTCCTGCTCACCTTGTTGATCATCATAATAAGCTTCCGACTCTCTAGAAATCGGTGGTAGATGTGCGGAAATAGCTGTTACTGTGAACGTAATGATTAAACAGAGCCAGAAATAGAGATTCCAGTGATTCATTAAGTCAAGTGTCCGCGCTACAATCACCATGAACGTCGCAGATACAGTGGAAAAGCCAGTCGCAATAATGACTGCTTCTTTTTTATTATACATCCCATCTTTGTATACGCGATTCGTAATCAACAATCCTAATGAATAACTGCCGACAAATGACGCTACCGCATCAATCGCTGACTTACCCGGTGTTTTGAATATTGGTCGCATAATCGGTTGCATGAGTACGCCGATAAATTCCAAAAGTCCATAACCGACTAACAATGAGAGTGCCACTGCACCGATTGGAATAAGTACACTTAATGGCATCATTAATTTATCGAATAGGAACGGACCGTAACTTTCTTTGAATAGAATTGCGGGTCCTATTTTGAAGACATACATAACCCCGATGATAGCCCCCAATATTTTGAATATGACTAAAATTGCATCTGTCACGGACTTCTGAAAATCTTTTCTTTTCAATGGTAACAACGCACCGACTAATATCATCGCTAAAGCTAAGTAAGGCATTGCTTCTCCCATCAATGCTCTAAAACTTAAATGCGCATGATCGACTAGAATCGTTTCATTGTCCCCTAATCGCAGTGGTATGAAAAAACAAATAATACCGAGTCCACTGTACACCCAGAACTGCCACATGTCTTTCCCCTTCATGTCATTCCTTCGTGTTTCTCGTTGGTGTCTATTCATCACATCACCCCTTTGTATATTCTCTTGTGACTTAAGCACCTAAAATTTTTGTTACTTTCTTACGTTCGGAATTATCTGATTTCAATACTTGCTATCTTTCCAAATACCTTTTTATTGTGACATGACACATTTATCGTCCTCATTCACATTGTAGTATGCTATTCTATAAATAACTAATATTAATAAACTAATTATTGATAACTTAAAACTATAAACAGGAGGCATATATGAAAATCGTACAGTTGGAATACTTTATTGAAGTCGTCAACCGCAATAGTTTTACGAAAGCAGCTCAAGCATTACACATCAGTCAACCTTCACTCACAGCAACTATAAAAAAAATGGAACACGACTTAGGTTATCAGCTCTTAAAACGCAGTACGAAAGAGATGACTATTACTGAAAAAGGCATACAATTTTACAATCATGCTGTGACATTAGTGCAACAGTATCATCAAACGATGGAACGCATGTATGACTTGAAATTGAGTCAAACACCAAAAATTAAAATGTCTACAATTGAATCAACGGCTTATTGGGTTTCCATAGTCATCCAGCAACATCAGCAAAAACATCCGGATCAGCATTATCAAATTACCGAGACATTAAATCCGGAAATACTCGCACAGAAACTTATTAACTTTGAACTACATCTAGGGATTTCTAACGATCAAATACGTCATGAAGATGTCGTATCCGTTCCTTTATATGAAGAAGATTACGTCTTACTCGTTCCTGAAGATCAGTTCTCACAACAAAAATCTATCTCAATTAAAGGGCTGCCACTCATCGTTCCGAACAAACCCTATCAAGTTCGTAAGCATATCGAGGATTATTTCACACATTTGGAAGAACGACCAAATATCGTCATGGAAGTCGAACGTTTTGAAGCGGCGACGAACTTTGTTCACCAAGGTATGGGCTATGCGGTAATTCCAAGAATGTACTATCAGTCACGCCACACACAGCGCTTGAGTGCCATCAAAATTCTCCCAACCATCAAGCGGACTATTTATATTAACTATGCACGCCATCGCCAATACGGTTCACATGTTCAAGATTTAGTGGCAGCTTGTCAGCATTATTGGGGGACAGTCTAACAAAAAAGAAGCATAAATACCCTTCACTTTGAAAAGATATCTATACTTCTTATTTAATGCTTAATCATGAATCAGATACGTCAGCATATGTGCAATCAGCTTTGCCGTTCGATTGTCAATATCGTATGTTGGATTCATCTCTGCGATACTCAAAGACGTCACTTTATCTGACTGTAATATACGTTCCGCCAACTCTAAGACCACACCCGGCATTAAGCCTAACACTGCCGGCGCACTTACACCCGGTGCATATGCACTATCAATGACATCCATACATATCGTAAACAAAATGACATCGTGTTGATGAATAAAGCTCTCGATTTTATTACGAATACGTGGATCAATACGTCCCTTCAATTCATCTGCAAGAACGTATTCAGTTTGACTTTCATCGGCATAATCGAACAAGCTCTGCGTATTACCAGCACGTTGAATACCTAAAACAAAGTAATCCAATTGTTCATCTTGTTCCAGCATTTGACGAAAGCTTGTACCTGATGTGGACGTTTCCGCATAACGATTGTCAAAGTGTGCATCGATATTAATCACACCAATAGATTTCCCCGGATTGGCTGCGCGCACACCCAGATACTGTGCATATGCAATATCATGCCCACCACCAAGCAAGAATGTGCGTGAGTGTTGTTGTAATAGTTGCGAGACATATTGTCCAAAGGCTTGCTGCGTTTCATATAATGTATCGGCATCATGCGTCACATTGCCGTAGTCAGTGATTGGCATATCTGACATCGTTGGTAATCCAGAAAATGCTCGTCGGATAGCGTCTGGACCTTCTTTGGCACCGATGCGCCCTTGATTCAAGGCTACACCTTCATCAATTGCATAACCGAGCAGTGCAACACCTGGATTATCTTCTACTTCAGACGACAGGTCACCAAACGCAACCGTTTGAAAATGGCGAAATGCAGCACGATCTGATTCACTATCTAAACGACCTGTCCATATGTCTTTATTTGGCTGTTGATACATAACTTCGTCCCCCTCTTTTCTCTTACTTCTAGTATACGTGTGTTGATACATGATTTTCAAACCTTCATGAATATACATGCAATATCTTTTGTCATATAAATTGTATCTCAACTGCACTACCGTTTCTTTACAATTAGATGATAAATATTATGAAACAATTTATTTATTGTATCGTTATGGTTATAATGGGGCATAGATTATTATCGAGACTTGATTGACTGTGTGGTAACATATTATTAAACGAGGTTGTGAAAGAAGCGGTTAGGGATTGAGCAGAACCCAAGCAATTCTCAAAATAGCTTTTTTATTTTGCGGAATTGCGACGTTCTGTCGAAAGCCCTGCTTCTTGAACACTGACATCACGAGGTTGTGAAAGAAGCGGTTAGGGATTGAGCAGAATCTGAGTAGCGATCAAAATCGCTCATCAAATTTTGCCAAAATCGTGTTAGTTCTGTTGAGAATTGGTTTCTCAGGATGCAAATTTATGATGACTCAACCCTATATCACAATAACGACACAGTTTACGAAATATCAGACAATCATGACTCATACTTACTATAATAGTGAACCTTTAAACGGAGGATTTAATATGAATCAATCGCGTATCTCAGGCTTTCAATGGGCAATGTCTATTTTTATTTTCTTTATATTAGCCTATGCAAG
This genomic window contains:
- the hutG gene encoding formimidoylglutamase, with amino-acid sequence MYQQPNKDIWTGRLDSESDRAAFRHFQTVAFGDLSSEVEDNPGVALLGYAIDEGVALNQGRIGAKEGPDAIRRAFSGLPTMSDMPITDYGNVTHDADTLYETQQAFGQYVSQLLQQHSRTFLLGGGHDIAYAQYLGVRAANPGKSIGVINIDAHFDNRYAETSTSGTSFRQMLEQDEQLDYFVLGIQRAGNTQSLFDYADESQTEYVLADELKGRIDPRIRNKIESFIHQHDVILFTICMDVIDSAYAPGVSAPAVLGLMPGVVLELAERILQSDKVTSLSIAEMNPTYDIDNRTAKLIAHMLTYLIHD
- the hutU gene encoding urocanate hydratase, producing MSRVVKAKKGLDIECKGWEQEAVLRMLYNNLDPEVAEHPDKLVVYGGIGKAARNWESFDAIVNTLRRLESDETMLVQSGKPVAVFKTHEEAPRVLLSNSVLVPKWANWEHFHELDRKGLMMYGQMTAGSWIYIGSQGIVQGTYETFAELANQHFNGSLKGTITLTAGLGGMGGAQPLAVTMNEGVVIGVDVDPSRIEKRIETRYCDIITYSLDEALERAQDAKEKGEALAIGLVGNAAEVHHEILQRGFKIDIVTDQTSAHDPLNGYVPEGYSLEEADTLRETDPERYVTLSKQSMKKHVEAMLAFQQQGAVAFDYGNNIRQVAFDEGLEHAFDFPGFVPAYIRPLFCEGKGPFRFAALSGDPKDIERADELMRELFPEDEKLMRWLDMATEKIAFQGLPSRIAWLGYGDRAKMGLALNELVRKGEISAPIVIGRDHLDAGSVASPNRETESMKDGSDAVGDWAILNALVNTAAGGSWISVHHGGGVGMGYSLHAGMVVVADGTERAERRLKRVLTTDPGMGVVRHADAGYDIAIETAKQKDVDMPMITRKGEDK
- a CDS encoding LysR family transcriptional regulator, giving the protein MKIVQLEYFIEVVNRNSFTKAAQALHISQPSLTATIKKMEHDLGYQLLKRSTKEMTITEKGIQFYNHAVTLVQQYHQTMERMYDLKLSQTPKIKMSTIESTAYWVSIVIQQHQQKHPDQHYQITETLNPEILAQKLINFELHLGISNDQIRHEDVVSVPLYEEDYVLLVPEDQFSQQKSISIKGLPLIVPNKPYQVRKHIEDYFTHLEERPNIVMEVERFEAATNFVHQGMGYAVIPRMYYQSRHTQRLSAIKILPTIKRTIYINYARHRQYGSHVQDLVAACQHYWGTV
- the hutI gene encoding imidazolonepropionase is translated as MNDLIIQNIKQLILPKSTDRPLKGKELDELKIVENGTVVVKDGRIVYSGPYTDEYEAQEVIDASHSVVSPALVDAHTHLVHCGSREHEMSLKRQGLSYLEILEQGGGILSTVEATRTATEDELFEKAEHDLLTMIHHGVLAVESKSGYGLDKENELKQLYVSRRLQEKYGIEMRHTFLGPHAVPKEAASNEAFLQEMIDLLPEVKELADFADIFCETGVFSIEDSKRYIQAAKAQGFRVKIHADEIDPLGGLGLAIDEGAISADHLVAASDEDKEKLANTDTVAVLLPGTTFYLGKNDYADARGMLENNGAIAIATDFNPGSCVTNNLQMVMAIAALKLKLSPNEVWNAVTVNAAKAMDVDAGTINEGDKANIVLWHAPNHEYIPYHYGINHVDTVIHEGHVIVRKDLTLK
- a CDS encoding YjiH family protein, translating into MNRHQRETRRNDMKGKDMWQFWVYSGLGIICFFIPLRLGDNETILVDHAHLSFRALMGEAMPYLALAMILVGALLPLKRKDFQKSVTDAILVIFKILGAIIGVMYVFKIGPAILFKESYGPFLFDKLMMPLSVLIPIGAVALSLLVGYGLLEFIGVLMQPIMRPIFKTPGKSAIDAVASFVGSYSLGLLITNRVYKDGMYNKKEAVIIATGFSTVSATFMVIVARTLDLMNHWNLYFWLCLIITFTVTAISAHLPPISRESEAYYDDQQGEQEEAVEGSRLVAAWQEAKKQSHQSLPLLKNIWVNIKDGLEMTIAILPSILSIGFIGLLLADYTPVIDWLSYIFYPVVYLFPIADQALLAKASAISIIEMFLPSLIAAQAALEVRFVVAITSVSAIIFFSALVPCILATEIKIPVWKLAAIWFIRVVLTLLITIPISLLIF